One region of Manis pentadactyla isolate mManPen7 chromosome 9, mManPen7.hap1, whole genome shotgun sequence genomic DNA includes:
- the SERTAD4 gene encoding SERTA domain-containing protein 4 isoform X2, giving the protein MTLVLSMNRFCEPIVSEGAAEIAGYQTLWEADSYGGPSPPGPAQAPLQGDRGAGPPLTGSHYRGISNPITTSKITYFKRKYVEEEDFHPPLSSCSHKTISVFEERAHILYMSLEKLKFIDDPEVYLRRSVLINNLMKRIHGEIIMQNNWCFPACSFNGTSAQEWFMAQDCPYRKRPRMAKEECEKFHACCFYQECGGHYLNLPLSVNANVGSASSSSSSSSSSSSCSSSSSSSSSSPSSSPALPLPSCSHQVDFDVSSAPIYKADGQIPANEIFVTNVRSLGVQEKAKLSDEKASNDTNRDDGLLSHEPVGNDLAFECKGQFYDYFETGYNEKHNVSESWKKSLRKKEPSPSNKLCCSKGSKI; this is encoded by the exons ATGACTCTGGTTCTGTCCATGAATAGATTCTGCGAGCCCATTGTCTCGGAGGGAGCTGCTGAAATCGCCGGGTACCAGACACTCTGGGAGGCCGACAGCTACGGAGGCCCGAGCCCCCCAGGGCCAGCGCAGGCTCCTCTGCAGGGAGACCGTGGAGCCGGGCCCCCCCTGACAG GATCACATTACAGGGGAATTTCAAATCCTATAACAACATCCAAGATCACATACTTTAAGAGGAAGTATGTGGAAGAAGAGGATTTTCACCCACCACTCAGCAGCTGTAGCCATAAA ACCATCTCAGTTTTTGAAGAACGAGCCCACATCCTTTATATGTCCTTAGAGAAGCTCAAGTTTATTGATGATCCTGAAGTGTACCTCCGAAGATCTGTCCTGATAAACAATCTGATGAAAAGGATCCATGGAGAGATTATCATGCAGAATAACTGGTGTTTTCCTGCCTGTTCTTTCAATGGCACCTCTGCCCAAGAGTGGTTTATGGCTCAAGACTGTCCCTACCGGAAGCGACCACGGATGGCCAAAGAGGAGTGTGAAAAGTTTCATGCCTGCTGCTTTTACCAAGAATGTGGTGGTCACTACCTAAATTTACCCCTTTCTGTCAATGCTAATGTCGGaagtgcctcctcctcctcttcctcctcctcctcctcttcctcttgctcttcttcttcctcttcctcctcctcatctccCTCTTCTTCTCCCGCTCTGCCTTTACCGAGTTGTTCCCACCAGGTAGATTTTGATGTAAGCAGCGCACCTATTTACAAGGCTGATGGCCAGATACCTGCCAATGAAATCTTTGTTACTAACGTCAGGTCACTAGGTGTTCAGGAAAAGGCCAAGCTAAGTGATGAGAAGGCCAGTAATGACACCAACAGGGATGATGGCCTCCTAAGCCATGAACCTGTAGGAAACGACCTTGCTTTTGAGTGCAAAGGccaattttatgattattttgagACTGGATATAATGAAAAACACAATGTAAGTGAGTCTTGGAAAAAATCCTTAAGGAAAAAGGAGCCTTCACCAAGTAACAAACTGTGCTGTAGCAAAGGAAGTAAAATATGA